From the Osmerus eperlanus chromosome 19, fOsmEpe2.1, whole genome shotgun sequence genome, one window contains:
- the LOC134039843 gene encoding LHFPL tetraspan subfamily member 6 protein, whose translation MASSLTCAGVIWALLSLLCAAASCVGFFMPYWLLGSQMGKPVSFGTFRRCSYPVRDEARGATVMLEQCGRYASFQGIPSLEWRICTVVTGVGCGLLLLVALTALMGCCVSELISRTVGRVAGGIQFVGALLIGSGCALYPLGWDSEEVRQTCSNSSNQFELGSCEIGWAFYCTGAGAAAAMLLCTWLACFAGRKQKQYPY comes from the exons ATGGCGTCCAGCCTAACGTGTGCGGGTGTCATATGGGCGCTTCTCTCGCTGCTGTGCGCCGCCGCGTCCTGCGTCGGGTTCTTCATGCCCTACTGGTTGCTAGGGTCTCAGATGGGAAAGCCCGTCTCCTTCGGAACTTTCCGCCGCTGCTCCTACCCAGTGCGCGACGAGGCGCGCGGCGCCACGGTGATGCTGGAGCAGTGCGGCCGCTACGCGTCGTTCCAGGGCATCCCGAGCCTGGAGTGGAGGATCTGCACGGTGGTGACGGGGGTGGGCTGCGGCTTGCTGCTGCTTGTGGCGCTCACCGCTCTCATGGGCTGCTGCGTGTCCGAGCTCATCTCCAGAACCGTGGGGCGCGTGGCCGGAGGCATCCAGTTCGTAGGGG ctctgttGATAGGGTCGGGGTGTGCCCTGTACCCTCTGGGCTGGGACAGTGAGGAGGTCCGTCAGACGTGCAGCAACAGCTCCAACCAGTTTGAGCTGG gttccTGTGAGATCGGCTGGGCCTTCTACTGCACGGGTGCTGGGGCTGCGGCGGCCATGTTGTTGTGTACCTGGCTGGCCTGCTTCGCTGGCCGGAAACAGAAACAGTACCCCTACTGA
- the si:ch211-215c18.3 gene encoding uncharacterized protein si:ch211-215c18.3 gives MEPRLSATAGLLLVFVSVASGFFYTPRGPQMYPCLTYMERNIRVDCEFPPTNQLPGPYCEFKQDSRLVGTTYPNAVAQVSSDNRRRANVSLVTPTLCRLTWAPMADEKPYTYTCRVYQGSVWKENSMGVHPRNIYICSGVNMILPFGPWLLALVMSLPVAVGLLSP, from the exons ATGGAGCCGCGCCTCTCCGCCACAGCCGGTCTGCTTTTAG tgttcgtCTCAGTAGCCTCAGGGTTCTTCTACACCCCACGCGGGCCCCAAATGTACCCCTGCCTCACCTACATGGAGCGCAACATCCGGGTGGACTGCGAGTTCCCCCCGACCAACCAGCTCCCGGGGCCCTACTGTGAGTTCAAGCAGGACAGCCGTCTGGTGGGCACCACGTACCCCAACGCTGTGGCCCAGGTCTCCTCCGACAACCGGCGGAGGGCCAACGTCAGCCTGGTCACCCCCACGCTCTGCCGCCTCACCTGGGCCCCTATGGCGGACGAGAAGCCCTACACCTACACCTGCAGGGTGTACCAGGGCAGCGTGTGGAAGGAGAACAGCATGGGCGTGCACCCGA GAAATATTTATATCTGCTCTGGCGTCAACATGATCCTCCCCTTCGGGCCTTGGCTGCTGGCActggtgatgtcacttcctgtagccGTGGGGCTTTTGTCTCCGTGA
- the LOC134039262 gene encoding upstream stimulatory factor 1-like: MKGHQKTLEDDDEDVPVIEEGAVATADDPTAITTIQSAATFSSDQPIKYLFKTEGAGGQVTYRVIQVSDGQMEGQTDGAAAVSVVTGFPATSQAVTQAVFSQSDGLEGEASETHYYYPATITDATQAAMVTNVQAADSMLTQNAPAGQLYVMMSPQEVLTGANQSKSETPRTSRDDKRRAQHNEVERRRRDKINNWIVQLSKTIPDCTLDPTKNGQSKGGILSKACDYIQELRQGNARLGDELEALDRLRMDNQLLRQEVDEWKTKNQMLRSQLRQHGIAGASVEPQ; this comes from the exons ATGAAGGG GCATCAGAAGACGctggaagatgatgatgaggatgttcCTGTCATCGAAGAGG GTGCTGTTGCAACAGCGGACGATCCAACCGCCATCACCACCATCCAATCAGCCGCAACCTTCTCCTCGGACCAGCCAATCAAATACCTGTTCAAAACGGAGGGAGCCGGAGggcag GTGACCTACCGGGTGATCCAGGTGtcggatggacagatggagggacagaCGGATGGAGCCGCTGCTGTGAGCGTGGTCACGGGGTTCCCTGCCACCTCTCAGGCGGTGACACAG gctgtgtTCTCCCAGTCGGACGGGCTGGAGGGGGAAGCCTCGGAAACTCATTACTACTACCCAGCCACCATCACTGACGCTACGCAGGCTGCCATGGTGACCAACGTCCAGGCTGCCGACTCCATGCTCACTCAGAACGCGCCCGCCG GTCAGCTGTATGTGATGATGTCACCCCAGGAAGTTCTGACCGGAGCGAACCAGAG CAAGTCAGAGACGCCCCGCACTTCAAGAGACGACAAAAGACGAGCCCAACACAATGAAG tGGAACGCAGACGCAGAGATAAGATCAATAACTGGATCGTCCAGCTGTCTAAAACCATCCCAGACTGCACCCTGGACCCCACCAAGAACGGCCAG AGCAAAGGGGGAATCCTTTCCAAGGCGTGTGACTACATCCAGGAGTTGCGTCAGGGCAACGCCCGGCTGGGGGACGAACTGGAAGCCCTGGACAGACTGAGGATGGACAACCAGCTACTGAGACAAGAG GTTGATGAGTGGAAAACAAAGAACCAGATGCTTCGGTCCCAGCTGCGCCAGCATGGCATCGCGGGGGCAAGCGTGGAACCACAGTGA